One window of Bacillus alkalicellulosilyticus genomic DNA carries:
- the pstB gene encoding phosphate ABC transporter ATP-binding protein PstB has translation MQDVKLKVSTDIKKNIQSDVAVKNVYEVKNLNLWYGTDHALKNIELDIAENQVTAIIGPSGCGKSTFIKTLNRMVEMVPSVKTSGEIVYRDRNIFDAKYRVEELRTKVGMVFQKPNPFPKSIYENIVYGPKIHGIKDKKILNEIVEKSLRGAAIWDEVKDRLHENAYGLSGGQQQRICIARCLAIEPDVILMDEPTSALDPISTLKIEELVQELREHFTIAIVTHNMQQAARISDKTAFFLNGEVVEYDETGKIFSNPSDKRTEDYITGRFG, from the coding sequence ATGCAAGATGTGAAACTTAAGGTGTCTACAGATATAAAAAAGAACATACAATCAGATGTAGCTGTGAAAAACGTATATGAAGTAAAAAATTTAAACTTATGGTATGGTACCGACCATGCATTGAAAAACATTGAGCTTGATATTGCGGAAAATCAGGTGACGGCAATTATTGGACCATCAGGTTGTGGAAAGTCTACTTTCATTAAAACGTTAAATCGTATGGTAGAGATGGTTCCTTCGGTTAAAACATCTGGAGAAATTGTGTACCGGGATCGAAATATATTTGATGCAAAATACCGTGTTGAGGAATTACGTACAAAGGTCGGTATGGTGTTTCAAAAACCAAATCCATTCCCAAAATCAATTTATGAAAATATTGTTTATGGACCAAAGATTCATGGGATTAAAGATAAAAAGATTTTAAATGAAATCGTTGAAAAGAGTTTACGTGGTGCTGCGATTTGGGATGAAGTGAAAGACCGACTGCACGAAAATGCATATGGTTTATCTGGTGGACAGCAACAACGAATTTGTATTGCTCGTTGTTTAGCGATTGAACCTGATGTCATTTTGATGGATGAACCAACATCCGCGCTAGATCCTATTTCTACACTTAAAATCGAAGAGCTTGTTCAAGAATTACGAGAGCATTTTACGATTGCCATCGTTACCCATAATATGCAACAAGCTGCTCGTATTTCTGATAAAACAGCATTCTTCTTAAACGGAGAAGTAGTAGAATATGATGAAACAGGAAAAATCTTCTCTAATCCAAGCGATAAGAGAACAGAAGACTATATTACAGGACGATTTGGATAA
- a CDS encoding DUF1516 family protein, whose product MITGLYHAHASSWAITLLLFFIAYFLIVANKQKPGKIVHMVLRLFYVIMVVSGVGLLINYQFALTFLIKGLLALVLIYFMEMILVRTKKGVLIGKMKTYYWIQFAITAILVVLIGFNVLSF is encoded by the coding sequence ATGATTACTGGTTTATATCATGCTCATGCTAGCTCTTGGGCCATTACACTTCTGTTATTTTTTATTGCATACTTTTTAATTGTAGCGAATAAGCAGAAGCCTGGAAAGATTGTACATATGGTATTGCGTTTATTTTATGTAATTATGGTTGTATCAGGAGTAGGTTTATTGATAAATTATCAATTTGCACTTACATTCCTGATAAAAGGATTACTTGCACTAGTGCTTATTTATTTTATGGAAATGATTTTAGTTCGCACGAAAAAAGGTGTACTCATTGGCAAAATGAAGACCTATTATTGGATACAATTTGCAATCACTGCGATTTTAGTGGTGTTAATTGGATTTAATGTGTTATCGTTCTAA
- a CDS encoding thioredoxin family protein, translating into MKKVIIFSLIIIVLFTALALLTNATKEKRIEGNPYNKSELHPETVKQLDNPNYQNIILPDELDSSISSGENVAVYFYSPTCPACQQMTPVIVPLTEENGIDLKMFNLLEFEDAWRQYQITATPTLVYYNEGQEVARVEGLRDANDSELIQWLDLASSN; encoded by the coding sequence TTGAAAAAGGTTATTATATTCTCATTAATTATTATCGTACTGTTCACTGCGTTAGCGTTATTAACCAATGCAACTAAAGAAAAAAGAATAGAAGGAAACCCGTATAATAAATCGGAGCTTCACCCTGAAACAGTAAAACAATTGGATAATCCAAATTACCAAAATATCATCCTACCCGATGAGTTGGATAGTTCCATATCAAGTGGGGAAAATGTAGCTGTTTATTTTTACAGCCCTACATGTCCTGCGTGTCAACAGATGACACCAGTAATTGTGCCATTAACAGAAGAAAATGGCATTGATTTAAAGATGTTCAATCTTCTTGAATTTGAAGATGCATGGAGACAATATCAAATCACTGCTACCCCTACTCTTGTTTATTATAACGAAGGTCAAGAGGTAGCCAGGGTAGAAGGCTTGCGAGATGCAAATGACTCTGAGTTAATCCAGTGGCTTGACCTTGCTTCGTCAAACTAA
- a CDS encoding LacI family DNA-binding transcriptional regulator — MKVTIKEIAKLAGVSQATVSKIINNYDDVGEETKKRVLDIMEQQKYRPSYSAKTLASKTSDVIGVVYAGKVNANFNHPFFVDVMNVFKKNIGNLGYDLMFFSNEKFNMAHEDFLARCTHYRVDGCIIIGGEEIQESVYTLDNSSIPCIGVDIELTGEKSGYIMTDNLKVSTKVVEHLYLLGHRDIAYIGGKKDSNIAKMRLESFKRSMTEYGLSLNDDWVMYGDFFTKSGYEAMKKILLSEKIPKAVYAASDLMALGAIQAVKEAGLSVPDDIVVIGLDDIEASKYVDPPLTTIRQDKEKIGKLAAYMLYDLIRGTIHSTSVMVEPDLIIRQSCGTKKKNYVINTK; from the coding sequence ATGAAAGTAACTATTAAAGAAATAGCAAAATTAGCAGGTGTTTCACAAGCAACTGTATCCAAAATCATTAATAATTATGATGATGTAGGTGAAGAAACGAAAAAACGCGTGCTAGATATCATGGAACAGCAAAAATATAGACCTTCTTATTCTGCCAAGACACTAGCAAGCAAAACGTCAGATGTTATTGGTGTGGTTTATGCTGGAAAAGTCAATGCAAACTTTAACCACCCATTTTTTGTTGATGTCATGAATGTCTTCAAAAAAAATATAGGGAATTTAGGCTATGATTTAATGTTTTTCTCTAATGAAAAATTTAACATGGCTCATGAAGACTTTTTAGCTCGTTGTACGCATTATAGAGTTGACGGCTGCATCATCATCGGAGGAGAAGAGATTCAAGAGTCCGTATACACCTTAGATAATAGTAGTATTCCGTGTATTGGTGTTGACATAGAACTTACAGGAGAAAAATCAGGTTATATCATGACCGATAACCTTAAGGTTTCAACAAAGGTAGTCGAACATCTTTACTTACTAGGTCACCGTGACATTGCCTATATTGGCGGTAAGAAAGATTCTAATATCGCAAAAATGCGTTTGGAATCCTTTAAGCGTTCTATGACTGAGTACGGATTATCATTAAATGATGATTGGGTTATGTACGGTGATTTCTTTACAAAGAGTGGCTATGAAGCCATGAAAAAAATCTTATTATCAGAAAAAATACCAAAAGCTGTATATGCAGCTTCCGATTTGATGGCTCTAGGTGCCATTCAAGCTGTCAAAGAAGCAGGTTTGTCAGTACCAGATGATATTGTGGTTATTGGTTTAGATGATATCGAAGCTTCGAAATATGTAGACCCACCATTAACGACAATTCGCCAAGATAAAGAAAAAATAGGGAAATTGGCAGCCTATATGTTATATGATTTAATCAGAGGAACGATTCATTCAACATCTGTAATGGTTGAGCCTGATTTGATTATCAGACAATCATGCGGTACAAAAAAAAAGAATTATGTTATTAACACGAAGTAA
- a CDS encoding disulfide oxidoreductase yields MGKSVQKRIESLLFSAWAISVIATSGSLYFSEIVGFIPCELCWYQRIIMYPLVIILGVAVVKKDTKQALYGLIFSTIGIIVATYHYMLQKIPALSTIDSCGIIPCTGQYINWLGFITIPFLALVAFLLIFMLCYYIIVIEKRTGGSH; encoded by the coding sequence GTGGGAAAAAGTGTTCAAAAAAGAATTGAAAGTTTATTGTTCTCAGCTTGGGCAATTTCAGTGATTGCAACTAGTGGAAGCCTTTATTTTTCTGAAATTGTTGGATTCATCCCCTGTGAGCTTTGTTGGTACCAAAGAATCATCATGTACCCTCTAGTAATAATTTTAGGGGTAGCTGTTGTAAAAAAAGATACAAAACAAGCTTTATATGGTCTTATTTTTTCAACTATCGGAATTATAGTCGCAACTTATCATTATATGCTTCAAAAGATTCCTGCTTTATCAACAATCGATTCTTGTGGAATCATACCATGCACTGGGCAATATATTAACTGGTTAGGATTTATTACAATTCCCTTTCTAGCATTAGTGGCATTCCTGCTGATATTTATGCTTTGTTATTACATTATTGTAATAGAGAAAAGAACTGGAGGTTCACATTGA
- the pstA gene encoding phosphate ABC transporter permease PstA: protein MSLINQEKVLTNIPKRLVKNTFYKGLYIGATIFGLFVLVTLLYRIFTQGIGFLDWNFLTSFASRRAEDAGIKAAFFGTIWLMIVTAPLSFILGVGTAIYLEEYSKKGRFTRFVQMNITNLAGVPSIVFGLLGLTLFVRGLDLGRSVLAGGLTMALLILPIIVVASQEALKSVPKELREASYGMGATKWQTIRRVVFPSALPGILTGNILALSRAIGETAPLIMIGALTYVAFLPDGLMSQFTVMPIQIFNWTSRPQEAFHFVAAAGIMVLLAMLLIMNSIAVWIRNKYQNRY from the coding sequence ATGAGTTTAATCAACCAAGAAAAAGTTTTAACCAATATACCTAAGCGTTTAGTGAAAAATACCTTTTACAAAGGATTATATATTGGAGCTACCATTTTCGGATTATTTGTTTTAGTCACGTTACTTTACCGGATATTCACTCAAGGAATTGGATTTTTAGATTGGAATTTTCTAACGAGTTTTGCTTCTAGACGAGCGGAGGATGCAGGAATAAAAGCTGCATTTTTCGGTACCATTTGGTTGATGATAGTCACGGCTCCTTTATCATTTATTTTAGGAGTAGGAACGGCAATTTATTTAGAAGAATACTCAAAAAAAGGTAGATTTACTCGTTTCGTTCAAATGAACATTACAAATTTAGCAGGTGTACCTTCGATTGTATTTGGATTACTAGGACTTACATTATTTGTTCGAGGCTTAGATTTAGGGAGAAGTGTTCTTGCAGGGGGATTAACAATGGCTTTGTTAATCTTGCCTATTATTGTAGTAGCTTCTCAAGAGGCTCTTAAGTCTGTACCGAAAGAATTACGCGAAGCTTCTTATGGGATGGGTGCAACGAAATGGCAGACGATTCGTCGAGTCGTTTTTCCGTCAGCTTTACCAGGGATTTTAACAGGTAACATATTAGCCTTATCACGAGCAATTGGTGAAACGGCACCGTTAATTATGATTGGCGCTTTAACGTATGTTGCCTTTTTACCAGACGGATTAATGTCACAGTTTACGGTCATGCCAATTCAGATTTTCAACTGGACATCTAGACCTCAAGAAGCGTTTCATTTTGTAGCAGCTGCTGGAATCATGGTCCTTCTAGCGATGCTACTCATTATGAACTCAATTGCAGTGTGGATTCGAAATAAATATCAAAATCGTTATTAA
- a CDS encoding carbohydrate ABC transporter permease — MAVKKEVGAKAFSISKSFVYLLLITASLLSLFPFYWMFVMATSANSVINKMPPAFIPGDRLVVNFQNVLNSINFFGTMWNSVIVAVTVTIGTLFLCSLAGFAFAKIDFKGKNIFFVFILVTMMIPPQLGLVPSYVIISKLGWLSDLRAVIVPGVINAFGIFWMRQYIAEAVPKELVEAARIDGSSNFRTYWNIVVPTILPAFATLGIIVFMHHWNDFLWPLVVLQDQGSQTLQVALRSLNDNYVRDFGMIMSGTFWATVPLIIVFLAFNRMFIDSLTAGSVKS; from the coding sequence ATGGCAGTAAAAAAAGAAGTAGGAGCTAAAGCTTTTTCGATTTCGAAATCGTTTGTTTATCTATTGTTAATCACCGCTTCGCTATTGTCCCTTTTCCCATTTTATTGGATGTTCGTTATGGCGACTAGTGCAAACAGTGTTATTAATAAAATGCCTCCAGCATTTATTCCGGGAGATCGGCTAGTAGTAAACTTTCAAAATGTATTAAATAGCATTAACTTTTTTGGTACAATGTGGAATTCGGTGATTGTTGCAGTAACAGTAACGATTGGTACATTGTTCTTATGTTCATTAGCTGGATTTGCTTTCGCAAAAATCGACTTTAAAGGAAAAAATATTTTCTTTGTTTTTATCTTAGTTACAATGATGATTCCACCACAATTAGGACTTGTGCCATCGTATGTAATCATTTCTAAATTAGGATGGTTAAGTGATTTAAGAGCAGTAATCGTTCCAGGTGTTATCAACGCATTCGGTATTTTCTGGATGAGGCAGTATATCGCTGAAGCTGTTCCAAAAGAATTAGTTGAAGCAGCTAGAATTGATGGTAGTTCTAATTTTAGAACGTATTGGAATATTGTTGTTCCTACGATCTTGCCAGCTTTCGCAACATTAGGTATTATAGTATTTATGCACCATTGGAATGATTTCCTATGGCCATTAGTTGTATTACAAGATCAGGGGTCACAAACTTTACAAGTTGCCCTTCGTTCTCTGAATGACAATTATGTTCGTGACTTTGGTATGATAATGTCAGGAACATTCTGGGCTACAGTACCTTTAATTATTGTATTCCTTGCATTTAACAGAATGTTTATCGATAGTCTGACAGCAGGGTCAGTAAAAAGTTAA
- a CDS encoding SDR family NAD(P)-dependent oxidoreductase → MVDLKEKVIVITGGGTGLGREVVLEAVKHGAKVSICVRSESHVKRLNEDLSSFPGQFLVTLADASVEADVQRFVQATLSTFGQIDILVNNAAIFENYNVVDSSLESWERHFENNVTSAFLMTRECLSSMKTNKKGRIISVTSGLARVGASGFSAYSASKAALEAFTFTVEEEEHTNGITVAVFNPGVMKTKLQASGDDPKLVAPYLLAIASENTLSHSEVISIEDVKNKMINL, encoded by the coding sequence TTGGTCGACTTAAAAGAAAAAGTAATAGTCATTACTGGTGGTGGAACTGGACTTGGGCGTGAAGTCGTTTTAGAAGCCGTAAAGCACGGAGCAAAGGTTTCCATATGCGTCCGCTCTGAGAGCCACGTAAAACGGTTAAACGAGGATTTAAGCTCTTTTCCTGGACAATTTCTTGTGACCTTGGCAGATGCATCGGTTGAAGCCGATGTGCAACGTTTCGTTCAAGCGACGTTAAGCACGTTTGGACAAATTGATATTTTAGTGAATAACGCTGCTATATTTGAAAACTATAACGTTGTTGATTCATCATTGGAATCGTGGGAACGTCACTTTGAAAACAATGTTACCTCAGCTTTTTTAATGACAAGAGAATGCCTCTCTTCCATGAAAACTAATAAAAAGGGTAGAATCATTTCAGTTACTTCAGGATTAGCACGAGTAGGAGCTTCTGGTTTCAGTGCGTACAGTGCTAGCAAAGCAGCTCTTGAAGCCTTTACATTTACCGTCGAAGAAGAAGAGCATACGAACGGTATAACCGTTGCTGTCTTCAACCCTGGAGTGATGAAAACAAAATTACAAGCTAGCGGTGATGACCCTAAATTAGTCGCTCCTTATCTTTTAGCGATTGCTAGTGAAAACACCTTATCACACAGTGAGGTTATTTCAATAGAAGATGTAAAAAATAAAATGATTAACCTATAA
- the pstC gene encoding phosphate ABC transporter permease subunit PstC, with the protein MGNFKGKTVAEMISENKQSNRNVGAVIENGMPKLFLACAVISILTTIGIVLTLLAETFTFFQQVSFFEFITSKEWYPMHSNPSFGILPLIVGTLKVAVIAMIFAIPVGLGSAIFLSEYASDRVRRTIKPILEVLAGVPTIVYGFFALTFVTPLLQNIIPGMSVYNALSPGIVVGIMIIPMIASLSEDALSSVPRSIREGAYAMGSTRFEVAIKVVLPAALSGVIASFVLGISRAIGETMIVTVAGGANPSVGLDVTSAIQTMTAYIVQVSLGDAGYGTTAYYSIYAVGMTLFVFTLLMNLLAQYISKRFREEY; encoded by the coding sequence ATGGGAAACTTTAAAGGGAAAACAGTTGCGGAAATGATAAGCGAAAATAAACAGTCAAATAGAAATGTTGGTGCTGTTATTGAAAATGGAATGCCAAAACTATTTTTGGCGTGTGCTGTCATTTCAATTTTAACAACTATCGGTATTGTACTGACGTTATTAGCCGAAACGTTTACATTCTTTCAACAGGTTTCATTTTTTGAATTTATTACAAGTAAAGAGTGGTACCCAATGCATAGCAATCCAAGCTTTGGAATCTTACCGCTAATTGTAGGAACCCTAAAAGTTGCTGTAATTGCAATGATTTTTGCCATTCCAGTTGGATTAGGTTCAGCCATTTTTTTGAGTGAATATGCTTCTGACCGTGTCAGAAGAACAATTAAGCCCATATTAGAAGTGTTAGCCGGAGTACCAACAATTGTGTACGGATTCTTTGCTCTCACGTTTGTAACGCCATTGTTGCAAAACATTATTCCTGGAATGTCTGTTTATAATGCGTTAAGCCCAGGGATTGTTGTTGGGATTATGATAATTCCTATGATTGCTTCCCTTTCTGAGGATGCGTTAAGTTCTGTTCCTCGTTCCATTCGTGAAGGAGCTTATGCAATGGGTTCGACAAGGTTTGAGGTAGCGATAAAAGTTGTGTTGCCAGCCGCTTTGTCTGGCGTCATTGCATCCTTTGTCTTAGGAATTTCAAGAGCAATTGGGGAAACAATGATTGTTACCGTAGCAGGAGGAGCCAACCCAAGTGTTGGACTAGATGTTACATCAGCGATTCAAACGATGACAGCTTACATTGTTCAAGTAAGTTTAGGTGATGCAGGGTATGGTACAACCGCTTACTATAGTATTTATGCAGTTGGAATGACGCTGTTCGTCTTTACGTTACTTATGAACTTATTGGCACAATATATCTCAAAACGCTTTAGGGAGGAATATTAA
- a CDS encoding DUF1540 domain-containing protein, whose translation MAVDVLCEVNNCVYWASGNKCSADEIYVVSHTGKQAETQQETDCKTFEPEA comes from the coding sequence ATGGCAGTAGATGTATTATGTGAAGTAAACAACTGTGTTTATTGGGCATCTGGTAATAAATGTTCAGCTGATGAGATATACGTTGTCAGCCATACAGGTAAACAAGCTGAAACACAACAGGAGACGGACTGTAAGACGTTCGAACCTGAGGCATAA
- a CDS encoding YesL family protein, protein MNFLFRVSDFLYRIITLNVLWVFFVILGLGVFGFMPATVAVYSVTRRWLLGEDDVPMFKTFLFYYKKEFVKSNLVGIIFMFFSYLVYLNFIFIDYSPETVGRVLFYILVSVSFIIAITFINIFPVMAHYEFSVINYIRAAGALAFLHPLRMLMQLVWIVGYWLVIINFMVLIPLIGVSTLFYFLMWLNFDTFKFKIENEVKEE, encoded by the coding sequence ATGAATTTTTTATTTCGAGTTTCTGATTTTTTATATCGTATCATCACTCTTAATGTATTATGGGTGTTTTTTGTTATTTTAGGACTAGGTGTATTTGGTTTTATGCCTGCAACGGTTGCTGTCTATTCCGTAACTAGGAGATGGCTTTTGGGTGAAGACGATGTACCGATGTTTAAAACTTTCCTTTTCTATTATAAAAAAGAATTTGTTAAGTCCAATTTAGTTGGTATTATTTTTATGTTTTTTTCATATTTAGTCTATTTAAATTTTATATTTATTGATTATTCCCCTGAAACAGTTGGAAGAGTTTTGTTTTATATATTAGTAAGTGTGTCATTTATTATTGCGATAACTTTTATAAATATTTTTCCTGTAATGGCCCATTATGAGTTTTCCGTTATTAACTATATCCGAGCTGCAGGTGCACTTGCTTTTCTCCATCCTCTGCGAATGCTTATGCAATTAGTATGGATTGTTGGTTATTGGCTAGTCATTATTAATTTCATGGTGTTAATTCCGTTAATCGGTGTGAGTACATTATTTTATTTTTTAATGTGGCTTAACTTTGATACATTTAAGTTTAAAATTGAGAATGAAGTAAAGGAAGAATAA
- a CDS encoding ABC transporter substrate-binding protein, which translates to MSKIKLLLAALFAVMVIAACGGGDADPAPAEPAEPSGEPAEAPEASGDPVELTMWLFGTTGYDELAKQYTAENPHITFNIQEGDMQDMSNNLFTALSAGSGAPDIAMVEVGQIDRFKDAADRFHNLYDLGAADVQGNFVDWAWSVGGTADGSIQIGLPTDIGPTAMFYRSDLFEAAGLPTDPAEVAAQINTWEAYAEAGAKLAENGVLLADGPELIFNALRDQAPVSYFNEQDELIINDEPYIREAYDYTAELIADGTIGNIELWTPEWGAGMGDGTYATLLAPAWMQGVIKGNAPDASGSWNVAVMPEGAGNWGGSYLAIPAESDHAPEAYAFISWVTSVEGQTLSFLDKGLFPSAPAVYDDAEFLAYTDEYFGGAPTAQIFGEAAEQVQYVYKGRHYQIAQEEIQEALSRVTQGEDPDAEWDAAVDRIENRLARQ; encoded by the coding sequence ATGTCAAAGATTAAACTTTTACTTGCGGCTTTATTTGCTGTAATGGTTATCGCTGCTTGCGGCGGTGGCGACGCAGATCCAGCTCCAGCTGAACCAGCTGAGCCAAGTGGTGAGCCTGCTGAAGCTCCAGAAGCATCTGGTGACCCAGTAGAATTAACAATGTGGTTATTTGGTACAACTGGGTATGACGAGTTAGCTAAACAATATACTGCTGAAAACCCACATATCACTTTCAATATTCAAGAAGGTGACATGCAAGACATGAGTAACAACCTTTTCACAGCTTTATCTGCAGGAAGCGGTGCTCCTGATATTGCTATGGTTGAAGTTGGTCAAATTGACCGTTTTAAAGACGCTGCTGACCGTTTCCATAACCTATATGACTTAGGTGCTGCAGACGTTCAAGGTAACTTTGTTGACTGGGCATGGTCAGTTGGTGGAACTGCTGATGGAAGTATTCAAATCGGATTACCTACTGATATTGGTCCTACTGCAATGTTCTATCGTTCTGACTTATTTGAAGCTGCTGGTCTTCCAACAGACCCTGCTGAAGTAGCAGCTCAAATCAATACTTGGGAAGCTTATGCTGAAGCAGGAGCTAAACTTGCTGAAAATGGTGTACTTCTTGCTGATGGTCCTGAGTTAATTTTTAACGCACTTCGCGACCAAGCTCCAGTTTCTTATTTCAATGAGCAAGATGAGCTTATTATCAATGATGAGCCTTACATTAGAGAAGCATATGATTACACAGCTGAACTAATTGCTGATGGTACTATTGGTAACATCGAACTTTGGACTCCTGAGTGGGGTGCTGGTATGGGAGATGGAACATATGCTACATTACTTGCTCCAGCTTGGATGCAAGGTGTAATTAAAGGTAACGCTCCTGACGCTTCTGGTTCTTGGAATGTTGCTGTAATGCCAGAAGGTGCTGGTAACTGGGGTGGTTCATACTTAGCTATTCCTGCTGAATCTGACCATGCTCCTGAAGCTTACGCTTTCATTTCTTGGGTAACTTCAGTTGAAGGCCAAACGCTTTCATTCTTAGATAAAGGGTTATTCCCTTCAGCTCCAGCTGTATATGATGACGCTGAGTTCTTAGCTTATACTGATGAGTACTTTGGTGGCGCACCAACTGCACAAATCTTTGGTGAAGCTGCAGAGCAAGTACAATATGTATACAAAGGACGTCATTATCAAATCGCTCAAGAAGAAATTCAAGAAGCATTATCTCGTGTAACTCAAGGTGAAGACCCTGATGCAGAGTGGGATGCTGCTGTTGATCGTATTGAAAACCGTCTAGCTAGACAGTAA
- a CDS encoding carbohydrate ABC transporter permease, giving the protein MPAKEIKEQKLNQYQKNAISGYLFISPFFILFSIFGLFPMLFSFYLAFFKWNGLSPMEFVGINNFKLIYADPLFWTSIKNTLIIGVLGTLPQMIIGVILAFALNSALIRFRNAFRVAIFLPYVTSVVAVAIIFGVIFSNQEFGLANLILSWFNIDPVTWRADYWGTKTGIAVMIFWRWVGYNTIIFLAGMQSIPNDLYEAAKIDGATVWQQITYITIPMIKPFIIFAVFMGTIGALQVFTEPLIFLGRNLREEGITVVAYLWREAFVSNFFGSASAVAITLFFIIMVFSGINLWLTSRLGRSKKVGGKA; this is encoded by the coding sequence TTGCCAGCAAAAGAAATCAAGGAGCAAAAGTTAAACCAATATCAGAAGAATGCGATTTCCGGCTATTTATTTATTTCGCCCTTCTTCATATTATTTTCTATCTTTGGTTTATTTCCAATGCTATTTAGTTTTTATTTAGCATTTTTTAAATGGAATGGACTATCACCAATGGAGTTTGTCGGAATCAATAATTTTAAATTAATTTATGCCGATCCATTGTTTTGGACATCCATTAAAAACACACTTATTATTGGGGTTTTAGGTACGTTACCTCAGATGATTATCGGGGTTATTTTGGCATTTGCTCTTAACTCTGCATTAATCCGTTTTCGTAACGCATTTCGTGTAGCGATTTTCTTACCATATGTTACATCCGTAGTTGCTGTAGCAATCATCTTTGGTGTCATCTTTAGTAACCAGGAGTTTGGTCTTGCTAACTTAATTTTAAGTTGGTTCAATATTGACCCTGTAACTTGGAGAGCAGATTATTGGGGAACAAAAACAGGTATTGCCGTTATGATTTTTTGGCGTTGGGTAGGTTATAACACAATCATTTTCCTTGCCGGAATGCAAAGTATTCCAAACGATTTATATGAGGCTGCAAAAATTGATGGTGCCACAGTATGGCAACAAATTACGTATATAACCATTCCAATGATTAAACCATTTATTATTTTTGCTGTATTCATGGGTACAATCGGGGCTTTACAAGTGTTTACTGAGCCACTCATTTTCTTAGGTAGAAATCTACGTGAAGAAGGTATTACAGTTGTTGCGTATTTATGGAGAGAAGCATTTGTTAGTAATTTCTTTGGTTCGGCTTCTGCAGTAGCTATTACATTATTCTTCATCATAATGGTGTTCTCAGGAATTAACTTATGGTTAACATCTCGTCTTGGACGTTCTAAAAAGGTAGGAGGGAAAGCGTAA
- the phoU gene encoding phosphate signaling complex protein PhoU, with translation MMKQEKSSLIQAIREQKTILQDDLDKRNGVLTMVVRNNFEHALEEVKVQIVTMGEEVKKSLDSVLEGFTTNNLETLEGVIHHDPTINGMELHINEMVTLMIAKQQPVASDLRKLIVALKISSDLERVGDLTVDIAKNSIRVKHSYIEESKEELLSIASRAQDMLSNALDAYQNLDVLGAQKIAQMDDVVDAMYSNFIKDLMKKANSASTSAEELLQLAFIGRYVERIADYATNLAEWVVYEVNGQYFDLN, from the coding sequence ATGATGAAACAGGAAAAATCTTCTCTAATCCAAGCGATAAGAGAACAGAAGACTATATTACAGGACGATTTGGATAAGAGAAATGGAGTGCTTACAATGGTAGTAAGAAATAATTTCGAACATGCACTAGAAGAAGTGAAGGTTCAAATCGTGACTATGGGTGAAGAAGTAAAAAAATCTCTGGACTCGGTCCTAGAAGGTTTTACGACAAATAACCTCGAAACTCTAGAAGGTGTAATCCACCATGACCCGACCATAAATGGTATGGAACTTCATATTAATGAGATGGTAACGCTGATGATTGCGAAACAACAACCAGTAGCAAGTGACTTACGAAAACTGATTGTTGCCTTAAAAATATCTAGTGATTTAGAGCGAGTGGGAGATTTAACAGTTGATATTGCGAAAAATTCAATTCGTGTAAAACACAGTTATATAGAAGAAAGTAAAGAGGAACTGTTAAGTATTGCCTCAAGAGCTCAAGATATGTTAAGTAACGCCTTAGACGCTTATCAAAATCTTGATGTACTAGGAGCGCAGAAGATTGCGCAAATGGATGATGTTGTTGATGCAATGTATAGCAACTTTATAAAGGATTTAATGAAAAAGGCTAATTCAGCATCTACCTCAGCAGAAGAGTTGCTTCAACTTGCCTTCATTGGCAGATATGTTGAACGGATAGCGGATTATGCAACAAACTTAGCAGAATGGGTTGTTTATGAAGTAAACGGACAATATTTCGACTTGAATTAA